GTTGTGATGCAATCAGCAAAAAATCTCACATGTGATGACTATCGCGCCTGGGAAGCTTCTGTTAGCGTTCGCCATCACTGTGTCAACGAATTCAGGGAGCAGTGCCTCATGCCTCGCCAGAACGGCAGCGACAACGCAGCTGGCTCGGGCCGGAGCCTGAAAAGCTCGACCGACTACATGCGCGAGATGCGCCAGCGTCTCAAGGACGCCGGCCTGGTCAAGCGCGAGTTCTGGATCCGGCCCGAGAACGTCGATGCCCTGCGTGGCATCGAGAAAGCCCTGCGCCAGCCCTACCTCGGTAAACGAATCAAACTGGAGGATTTCATGACCGAGAACACCCAATGGACCATCCATTCGCTGCACAAGGCCCTGGCCGGGCTTGACCTGGTGATCCAGGGTCAGATCGAGCTGGCCCTGACCGAAGGTACCGAGACCGGCATTCGCCTGATCCTCACCGAGTACGGTGATCTGCCGGTGTATCTGGCGGTGGAGGGCGAGCAGATCCTCGCCGATACCACCCTGATCGAAACCCGCCGCGTCAAGGACCCGGCTGCGTTCAACGACCTGGTGCTGCGCAGTCGCGACCTGTTCCCGCTGTCCTCGGTGGGCATCGAGCGCCTGGCCGATGGCCAGGAGGTCTACTGCCTGTTCGGCGCGTTGAGCGCCGCGTCGAGCCTGACCGTGATCGTCCAGGAGATCCTCACCCTGGCCGACAACGTGATCCACGCCGCCGAAGCCTTCGAAGACCATTTCACCGCCTGAACACCGCCATAGGCAGGAGAGCATTCATGACCACAAGCATCTGGAAGAAACTGGTCACCGCCGTGCGCGGTGGTGCCTCGGAAGTCGGTGAAGCCATCGCCGATGCCAACGCCCTGCGCATTCTCGACCAGGAAATCCGCGACGCCGAGAACGCCCTGGCCAAGGCCCGCGAAGGGCTGATCGGCATCAAGGCCAAGCACAAGCTGTCGGCCCAGCGTCTCGAAGAGCACGCCACCAACATCGCCAACTGGGAAGGTCGCGCTCTGCAGGCGCTGAACAAGGGCGAAGAGGGCCTGGCCGTCGAATGCGCGGCGAAGATCGCCGAGATCGAAGCCCAGCGTGACCAGGAAAAGACCCTGGCCGACCAGTTCGGCCAGCAGGCTGAACTGCTGCAAGAGCAGGTGATCAAGTCCGAAGCACGCATCCGTGGCCTCAAGCAGCAGGTGGAAATGGCCAAGGCACGGGAAACCGTACAGCGTGCCCGGGTCGCCACCGCCAATGCCACTGGCGGTGCCAATGGTGCAGTGGAAACCGCCGTCGGCTCACTGGCGCGCCTCAAGCAGCGCCAGGACGAGCGCGATGCCAAGCTCGAAGCGGCCGAAGAACTGGCCAGCCAGGCCAACGGCGGTGACCTGGAGCGACGTCTGCAGGAAGCCGGTATCGGCGCCCGCAGTGGCGGTGCCGACGACGTACTGGCCCGCCTCAAGGCCCGCCAGACCCCGCAGTAACTCCCAGCGCTGCCCCCGGCTTCCCGGGGGGCAGCGGCATGCCATTTCGTTAAGGACGACCCCTTGGCACTCTCCACCCGACTGCGTGTCATCCTCGGCCTGGCCCTGCTCATGCTGGCGGTACAGCTGTATAACGCCGCCAGTGGCTACAGCCTGGTCGGGCACGGTATCCTGCCGCGCCACCTGTGGGGATTGCAGGGCATCGTCTTCGCGCCTTTCCTGCATGGTTCCATGGCTCATCTGCTGAGCAACCTGGTGCCGTTCCTGGTGCTCAGCTGGCTGGTGGCCACTGAAGGCGTCGGTCGCTACCTGAGGGTCGTGCTGCTGGTCTGTCTGGTCGGTGGCGGGCTGGTCTGGCTGGTGGGCCGCAGCAGCCTGCATGTGGGGGCCAGCGGCCTGATCTTCGGCTTGTGGACCTACCTGCTGGCCCGCGCCTGGTACCAGCGCAGCCTGGCCAGCCTGGGCCTGGCACTGATCGCCCTGGTGGCCTACAGCGGGATGCTGGCCGGTTTCGTGCCGGTGCCCGGTGTATCGTTCGAATCGCATATCGCCGGTGCGTTCGCCGGCATCCTCGCGGCCCGCTGGCTGCACGCGGGGCAGGGCACATGAAGCGCCGAGTGGCGGGCGCGCGGTTTCAAGGAGAAACGCTATGAGTTGGTTCAAGCGGGTCATGGGCCTCGAAGCCCCGGCCCCCAAGGGTGCGCTCAGCGCCAACGGCAGCCCGCTGGGGCTGCGCAATGGCGGCATGCTGTGCCTGGATTCGTCGTTGAAGCTGCTGCTCGACGGCCATTCCTATGTGGTATTGCCGGGCGACGAGAAGATCTGGGCCACCGGCCGGATCGACCTCGGCCAGGCCATGACCCTGTGGCGCTTCTACCTGGATGACGAAGACTACTTCCTGCAGGTGGTCAGCAACGGCCCGCAGCCTGAAGATGTCCAGGACATCATTCTCTTCGGCTACTACAGCGCCACGCCCATCAACAGCCGTGACGAACTGCTGCGCCTGACCGGGCCGGACTCGCCGATCGGCCTGCCCACCTACGAACATGAAGGCGAAGTGTTCGAACGCCAATGGGGTAGCGAAGCCGGGCAGACCGAACTCACGCCCATGCTCGAACAGGTTGCCAGCCCCGACAGCCGCTACCAGGTCAAGCACCTGAGCATGCTCTATGCCCGTGAAACCGGTCTGATCGGCCGCCGTGAGTTCCTGCTGTTTTCGCTGGAAGAAGACGAGGAGGGGAACCTCACCCTGACCACGGCGGTCGGTGTGACGCTCGCTTCCACCGATATCACCGTTCTCTAAAGACAAGGAAATCTTCATGATCGATGCGTTGCGCATGTCGCTCGATGCCCAGGCGGTCTTCGGCTTCATCCTCTACATTCTGGTGGCTGCGGCACTGTTCGCGCTTTTCCAGTTCATCTACACCCGCATCACACCGCACAAGGAGTTCGCGCTGATCCGCGACAACAACCCGGCCGCTGCGCTGGCCCTGGGTGGTTCGCTGATCGGTTTCGCCTTGCCCGCCAGCAACGTCATCGCCTACAGCATCAATATCCTCGACGTCATCGTCTGGGCGCTGATCGCCGCTGTGGTGCAACTGCTGGCCTTCGGTGTTACCAGCCTGGTGCTCAGGGGCCTTTCGGCGCGCATCGCCAAGGGCGAGATGGCGGCAGCCATCTATGCCGCCAGCGTGGCGATCAGCGTGGGCCTGCTCAACGCGGCCTGCATGACCCCCGCGAACTGAGGGCGCCGCCATGAGACGCAGCCCCACTCAACTGGTACTGGTCGGCACCCTGCCACTGGCCCTCACTGCCTGCGGAGGCTCGGACGACGAGCCGAACTTCAGCGCACAGACTACCTTCGCCTCGGTGCAGGAGTGCGCCAACGCCAAGGTGCCGGTGGATTTCTGTTCCGAGGCCTACATGAAGGCCCTGGCCGAACACCTGCGCATTGCGCCGACCTATGACGACCAGGCGTCCTGCGAGGCCGACTTCGTTCCCGACTACTGCCAGGCCACCTCCGACGGCAAGTACATGCCCAAGGTGGGCGGCTTCCAGCTGTCGTTCGAAGGCAACGTGCCCAAGGACGTGCTGCAGCAGACCAACCAGCAACTGGTGCAGTCCAACCCCGGCGCCAGCAGCAACTTCCTTACCGGCCTGCTGATCGGCAACCTGCTGAGCAATGGCTTTGGCAGCCGCTACGCGACGCAGCCGGTGTACATGAACCGCGATGACCGTGGCGGTTACTACAGTTCGACGCTGTACAGCCAGATCGACCGCGGCAAGACCTACAGCCGCTCGACCCAGGCGCGCTACAGCCCCGACAAGACCTACAGCAAGACCACCCTGGCACGCAGCCTGGGCGCCGGCTCCTCGGTTTCGTCCACGGTTTCGCGTGGCGGTTTCGGCAGCCAGGCCACCGCGCGCAGTGGCTGGGGTGGCAAGAGCAGCAGCCGCTCCAGCTTCGGCGGCTGAGACTCGGCAAGGACGGGGTCATGAAACGGATCAGCATCGCAGAACGCCCGGACTGGCGGACCACCGCCGAGCGCGAAGGCTTCGACTTTCACACCATCG
The Pseudomonas sp. DTU_2021_1001937_2_SI_NGA_ILE_001 DNA segment above includes these coding regions:
- a CDS encoding rhomboid family intramembrane serine protease, which translates into the protein MALSTRLRVILGLALLMLAVQLYNAASGYSLVGHGILPRHLWGLQGIVFAPFLHGSMAHLLSNLVPFLVLSWLVATEGVGRYLRVVLLVCLVGGGLVWLVGRSSLHVGASGLIFGLWTYLLARAWYQRSLASLGLALIALVAYSGMLAGFVPVPGVSFESHIAGAFAGILAARWLHAGQGT
- a CDS encoding PspA/IM30 family protein gives rise to the protein MTTSIWKKLVTAVRGGASEVGEAIADANALRILDQEIRDAENALAKAREGLIGIKAKHKLSAQRLEEHATNIANWEGRALQALNKGEEGLAVECAAKIAEIEAQRDQEKTLADQFGQQAELLQEQVIKSEARIRGLKQQVEMAKARETVQRARVATANATGGANGAVETAVGSLARLKQRQDERDAKLEAAEELASQANGGDLERRLQEAGIGARSGGADDVLARLKARQTPQ
- a CDS encoding DUF2491 family protein, with the protein product MSWFKRVMGLEAPAPKGALSANGSPLGLRNGGMLCLDSSLKLLLDGHSYVVLPGDEKIWATGRIDLGQAMTLWRFYLDDEDYFLQVVSNGPQPEDVQDIILFGYYSATPINSRDELLRLTGPDSPIGLPTYEHEGEVFERQWGSEAGQTELTPMLEQVASPDSRYQVKHLSMLYARETGLIGRREFLLFSLEEDEEGNLTLTTAVGVTLASTDITVL
- a CDS encoding DUF350 domain-containing protein; translated protein: MIDALRMSLDAQAVFGFILYILVAAALFALFQFIYTRITPHKEFALIRDNNPAAALALGGSLIGFALPASNVIAYSINILDVIVWALIAAVVQLLAFGVTSLVLRGLSARIAKGEMAAAIYAASVAISVGLLNAACMTPAN
- a CDS encoding DUF1190 domain-containing protein, with product MRRSPTQLVLVGTLPLALTACGGSDDEPNFSAQTTFASVQECANAKVPVDFCSEAYMKALAEHLRIAPTYDDQASCEADFVPDYCQATSDGKYMPKVGGFQLSFEGNVPKDVLQQTNQQLVQSNPGASSNFLTGLLIGNLLSNGFGSRYATQPVYMNRDDRGGYYSSTLYSQIDRGKTYSRSTQARYSPDKTYSKTTLARSLGAGSSVSSTVSRGGFGSQATARSGWGGKSSSRSSFGG
- a CDS encoding YjfI family protein, which gives rise to MPRQNGSDNAAGSGRSLKSSTDYMREMRQRLKDAGLVKREFWIRPENVDALRGIEKALRQPYLGKRIKLEDFMTENTQWTIHSLHKALAGLDLVIQGQIELALTEGTETGIRLILTEYGDLPVYLAVEGEQILADTTLIETRRVKDPAAFNDLVLRSRDLFPLSSVGIERLADGQEVYCLFGALSAASSLTVIVQEILTLADNVIHAAEAFEDHFTA